A stretch of Campylobacter gracilis DNA encodes these proteins:
- the cas10 gene encoding type III-A CRISPR-associated protein Cas10/Csm1 has translation MSKFSDFFNSEFKELEQSFRITDIDNILNDEMYLIAGDFYGIQKFIFENINTKNAAKILRAKSAYVQLFTKAIAKFICFKLKINESKILSISAGKFEILIPKQNFTQDTFNYIKRNVDKFFIDKFSAIAGMSLVALDCKKSDFSDMDSYKEFRERVSDAFELEKLNKFDLLNQSAIVLNYADIIAIENGFERLGAKLADTKTSKISLDELGIDLEGFNCELELDDRIKSYVFKKDGQTASFNELAQLACNKMHEDEPSGLKAIAVLKADVDGMGDFIKNSNVTNSFDSFDMFSKGLDSFFSIYIPRLIKQNFPHTYIVFSGGDDLLLVGAWDTVLDIARFIDDEFKKFISDKTLSLSMGICIAKPSVPIKYLAELSENQLELAKEFKDEKGIKKDAITLFGQTARWSEYKTMYALITNTLESIEELNTAFLYHLLELCDMAKSAKANDAISNIWASKLNYLIVRNLSKDSQWLIQKLQNALEKSPEQVKMALCEFIYKRRAR, from the coding sequence TTGAGCAAATTTAGCGATTTCTTTAATAGCGAATTTAAAGAGCTTGAGCAAAGCTTTCGGATTACCGATATAGACAATATTTTAAATGATGAAATGTATCTTATAGCCGGAGATTTCTACGGTATTCAAAAATTCATTTTTGAAAATATTAATACTAAAAATGCGGCTAAAATTCTACGTGCCAAATCTGCTTACGTTCAGCTTTTCACCAAAGCGATCGCTAAATTTATATGCTTTAAATTGAAAATAAACGAAAGTAAAATTCTAAGCATAAGCGCGGGAAAATTTGAAATTTTAATACCGAAGCAAAATTTCACCCAAGATACGTTTAACTATATCAAACGCAACGTGGATAAATTTTTTATCGATAAATTTAGTGCTATTGCAGGTATGAGTTTAGTGGCGCTTGATTGTAAAAAAAGTGATTTTAGTGATATGGATAGTTACAAGGAGTTTAGAGAGCGAGTAAGCGATGCTTTCGAGCTAGAAAAACTTAATAAATTCGATCTTTTAAATCAAAGCGCAATCGTGCTAAATTATGCCGATATAATAGCAATAGAAAACGGCTTTGAGAGGCTTGGAGCCAAGCTTGCAGACACAAAAACTTCAAAAATTTCTCTCGACGAGCTAGGAATCGATTTAGAAGGCTTTAATTGCGAGCTAGAACTAGATGATCGTATAAAATCTTATGTATTTAAAAAAGATGGGCAAACGGCAAGCTTTAACGAACTGGCGCAACTCGCATGCAATAAAATGCACGAGGATGAGCCTTCGGGATTAAAAGCTATAGCCGTACTGAAAGCCGATGTCGATGGAATGGGAGATTTCATCAAAAATAGTAATGTTACTAATAGTTTTGATAGCTTTGATATGTTTTCGAAGGGGCTTGATAGCTTTTTTAGCATTTACATTCCGCGCTTAATAAAACAAAATTTTCCACATACCTATATAGTATTTTCAGGCGGAGATGATTTACTATTGGTGGGAGCTTGGGATACGGTGCTAGATATTGCTAGATTTATAGATGATGAGTTCAAAAAATTTATTAGCGACAAAACACTTAGCCTAAGTATGGGGATTTGCATTGCAAAACCTTCCGTGCCTATTAAATACCTAGCCGAACTGAGCGAAAACCAGCTCGAGCTTGCCAAGGAATTTAAAGATGAAAAAGGGATAAAAAAGGACGCTATTACTCTATTTGGACAAACGGCTAGATGGAGCGAGTACAAAACGATGTATGCGCTCATAACAAATACGCTTGAAAGCATAGAGGAGCTAAATACAGCATTTTTATATCATCTGCTAGAGCTTTGCGATATGGCAAAAAGCGCTAAAGCTAATGACGCAATATCCAATATCTGGGCTTCGAAGCTGAATTATTTAATAGTAAGAAATTTATCCAAAGACTCGCAATGGCTAATACAAAAGCTGCAAAATGCACTAGAAAAAAGTCCCGAACAGGTAAAAATGGCACTATGTGAATTCATTTATAAAAGGAGAGCAAGATGA
- the nusA gene encoding transcription termination factor NusA: MEKITDIIESIANEKGLEPADVKERVKTAFIQTAKRLFGEEYLYDSEVDPQTKRVKLYQKVHVVADDDERLGDHNFIALSEAKKIGENAEIGDELSYEINIENLGRTASGVLARELNFHIQRLLEEKIFENYKSKVGTLTHGTVTKIDHDGTTYVEIEDTKAFMPLKNRIKGENFKVGDVLQAVIKNVAIDKSHGIRLELSRTSPKFLEALLAAEVPEIKDGSVIIQACARIPGRRAKIALSVVSPNVDPVGATVGKGGARIDAVSKFLSKNLQDGSGGESIDAFEYSASPEILITRAMAPAIVNSVKITQDGKAIVYVNPDQKSKAIGKNGLNIRLASMLCGCEIELIETGSASEKKVSKEEGLKNLEALFGEL; encoded by the coding sequence ATGGAAAAAATCACTGACATCATCGAGTCGATTGCAAATGAAAAGGGGCTTGAGCCCGCGGACGTCAAAGAGCGCGTCAAAACGGCGTTCATCCAGACCGCAAAAAGACTTTTCGGCGAGGAGTATCTCTACGACAGCGAAGTCGATCCGCAAACCAAGCGCGTCAAGCTTTACCAAAAAGTCCACGTCGTCGCGGATGATGATGAGCGGCTCGGCGATCATAACTTCATCGCGCTAAGCGAAGCCAAAAAAATAGGCGAAAACGCGGAGATCGGAGATGAGCTAAGCTACGAAATAAATATAGAAAACCTCGGTCGCACGGCTTCCGGCGTGCTGGCTAGAGAGCTAAATTTCCACATCCAAAGGCTGCTTGAAGAGAAAATTTTTGAAAACTATAAAAGCAAGGTGGGCACCCTCACCCACGGCACGGTCACCAAGATCGATCACGACGGCACGACCTACGTAGAGATCGAGGATACGAAGGCCTTTATGCCGCTTAAAAACCGCATCAAGGGTGAAAATTTCAAAGTGGGCGACGTGCTGCAAGCCGTCATCAAAAACGTAGCCATCGACAAATCCCACGGTATCAGACTGGAGCTTTCGCGCACCAGCCCGAAATTTCTAGAAGCCCTGCTCGCCGCCGAAGTCCCCGAGATCAAAGACGGCAGCGTCATTATCCAGGCTTGCGCGAGGATACCGGGTAGGCGCGCTAAGATCGCACTTAGCGTCGTCTCGCCAAATGTCGATCCGGTAGGCGCTACCGTCGGCAAAGGAGGCGCGCGCATCGACGCGGTAAGTAAATTTTTGAGCAAAAATTTGCAAGACGGAAGCGGCGGCGAGAGCATCGACGCGTTTGAATACTCCGCAAGCCCCGAAATTTTGATCACTCGCGCGATGGCGCCCGCGATCGTAAACTCGGTCAAAATAACGCAGGACGGCAAGGCGATCGTCTACGTAAACCCCGATCAAAAAAGCAAAGCGATCGGCAAAAACGGCCTAAATATCCGCCTCGCCTCGATGCTGTGCGGCTGCGAGATCGAGCTTATCGAAACCGGCTCGGCGAGTGAGAAAAAAGTCTCCAAGGAAGAAGGTCTTAAAAATCTCGAAGCGCTTTTCGGCGAGCTGTAG
- the csm4 gene encoding type III-A CRISPR-associated RAMP protein Csm4 encodes MKLLKTTITPTSSFATSLKGDTLWGQICWAIRYRYGEARLESLLENYDKEPFLIASDGFLSGFLPKPCLPLSVFGKNIDKKAIRKKIWLKADDFAEGKFQNALAGDELESKIKQNATIKNSINYATFTTDADEFAPFALIETALPPLDIYFLIDENAFSQEELKAVMHDIGECGYGKKASIGKGRFKIDKFENLNTPASKIFMALSPFVLQGSDLAIKKCFYEPFTRFGKHGGDLASSSDVTKKPVLMAQTSALIALEDESNIQFIGKSIRGVSTHKKSVQQGYAILIPTKWSGNELCKTL; translated from the coding sequence ATGAAGCTCCTTAAAACCACGATTACGCCCACGTCGTCTTTTGCAACCTCGCTAAAAGGCGATACCTTATGGGGGCAAATTTGTTGGGCAATAAGATATAGATACGGCGAAGCAAGATTGGAAAGCCTTCTTGAAAATTATGATAAAGAGCCATTTTTGATCGCTTCCGATGGATTTTTATCAGGTTTTTTGCCAAAGCCTTGCTTGCCGCTTAGCGTTTTTGGAAAAAATATCGATAAGAAAGCTATAAGAAAAAAGATTTGGCTCAAAGCGGACGATTTTGCCGAAGGCAAATTTCAAAACGCCCTAGCAGGCGATGAATTAGAGTCAAAAATCAAACAAAACGCCACAATAAAGAATTCTATTAACTACGCTACTTTTACTACCGATGCCGATGAATTCGCTCCGTTTGCACTAATCGAGACTGCATTGCCGCCACTTGATATATATTTTTTAATCGATGAAAATGCTTTTAGCCAAGAGGAATTAAAAGCCGTCATGCATGATATAGGAGAATGCGGCTACGGAAAAAAGGCAAGTATTGGCAAAGGGCGATTTAAGATCGATAAATTTGAAAATTTAAATACGCCTGCAAGTAAAATCTTTATGGCGCTCAGCCCTTTTGTTTTACAAGGATCCGATTTGGCTATCAAGAAGTGCTTTTACGAGCCATTTACTAGGTTCGGAAAGCATGGCGGAGATCTGGCTTCATCGTCAGATGTGACTAAAAAACCCGTATTAATGGCACAAACGTCAGCCCTAATAGCGCTAGAAGATGAAAGCAATATACAATTTATCGGTAAAAGCATTCGCGGTGTTTCAACCCACAAAAAAAGCGTGCAACAAGGATACGCTATTTTAATACCTACGAAATGGAGCGGAAATGAGCTTTGTAAAACACTATAA
- a CDS encoding PBECR2 nuclease fold domain-containing protein yields the protein MAGELGLRALGAGADALGFDNAGKSLKDTADDLGQTFSQSAEAVGQTGGAGTTRIIGRGLKNFVTGQAAANQKLARGINNVLADTADFYGADRARDFFRQNSNLASSAINKIENFGDNDMKGWQAAGEIADATALAPAMLGHSAKAARLAKALGASEKVATRIGNAAGSAANGAIMGGFTGGARAYGQEKPGLKQAGLESTIWGGANAILGGLSRAPLAKIGARKLEEARVAAQELKPEASPAKAAQDIQSATPAGQTAGEGFTMNGGTTPYQYAEQKFKPEEWVNNLSGVLSDEWAANLKSLAVKHPEMFKSEADVFRVIKQIKDNPTHFLENTNENTALIAKRLGENKAGNIGIDKSSGKIIHANKTDEHDLDRLIRRARGLEQDRGKGVPTPAGTTAPQTRADGELLSPSSDNTIIPQNSIAEGILNNPNLFGLDENVIKAIRSELEEAAGIAPKKMSEAVKGADKAETAAAQAPNPFLDEILRATNPANNNAYLDQILAITNPKAVIAAKKGSPTTQTITSTLNGSDEAAKKGLNPNSSLYSKDKYIKGSGTNSAITSTSDIFDGGVGSTTHITTTPANDEIISLSSDKNLNAPAEFKNSAGGGIDPAAVVRNIAERGDLALRLEPKADVLSLVRDFQAPIKTPIFEAKIAIDKMLNHLADKAGSERRLEYVNLIKPTLENPLFIAKDGERYRFFKTFIDDRDKTLKFLSVIENDRGEFLGVTATPLKNTDLKNLIRKGNIVWGGDTLSSLSTPQAMRNQGLDTATDIIPQNGENMIKGFSSSAIPANIASAGAGAATGAALDDKNRARGAFIGALGGLGLVNAPALVSKLKGGAKVGEIAQDIEAAAKDKPSILSNMRSYLKAVGANSASELKDLSGKDIGLSYARQMASEHINKEFKNIAYEILSGSQSLAQNLKNGAINAARFVRRALSETKGADYLLRNDELFSAKSAYSAKMENLQSALSGLDDADRVAMHEYMVGEANAIKPELKPLADALRRQIDDMSAKLVDLGVLDKASRDALAGQYLARSYEKHLKDRINSVFSSGKKVDEIHSRGFAFKEFKNREAMDKFLSKNPQIAKSMDQAYNKGGVRVVEKPNGKIELWRDYTKDERSAMGEIKRLAFYLIYLT from the coding sequence ATGGCTGGCGAGCTAGGACTTCGTGCATTAGGCGCAGGGGCGGACGCTTTGGGCTTTGATAATGCAGGCAAGAGCTTAAAAGATACCGCAGACGATCTGGGGCAAACCTTTTCTCAAAGCGCGGAAGCAGTAGGACAAACGGGAGGTGCAGGCACTACCCGCATAATAGGGCGAGGATTAAAAAACTTCGTAACGGGTCAAGCTGCAGCCAATCAAAAGCTAGCTAGAGGCATTAACAACGTTTTAGCAGATACCGCAGATTTTTACGGAGCGGACAGGGCTAGGGATTTCTTTAGGCAGAACTCAAATTTAGCAAGCTCGGCGATAAATAAAATTGAAAACTTCGGCGATAACGATATGAAAGGTTGGCAAGCAGCAGGCGAGATAGCAGACGCTACTGCACTAGCTCCTGCGATGCTAGGCCATAGCGCAAAGGCTGCCCGCCTAGCAAAAGCATTGGGTGCTAGCGAAAAGGTAGCTACTCGCATCGGCAACGCCGCAGGATCTGCAGCAAACGGCGCGATAATGGGAGGCTTTACCGGAGGGGCTAGAGCTTACGGGCAGGAAAAACCAGGTCTAAAGCAAGCGGGGCTTGAAAGCACTATTTGGGGTGGGGCAAATGCTATTTTAGGCGGACTTAGCCGCGCTCCTTTAGCTAAAATAGGGGCGCGGAAACTAGAGGAGGCAAGGGTAGCCGCGCAGGAGCTAAAACCCGAAGCTAGCCCCGCAAAAGCGGCGCAAGATATTCAAAGTGCGACCCCTGCAGGACAAACCGCGGGCGAGGGCTTTACTATGAACGGAGGCACGACACCTTATCAATATGCAGAACAGAAATTTAAGCCCGAGGAATGGGTGAATAATTTAAGCGGCGTTTTAAGCGATGAATGGGCGGCAAATTTAAAGAGCCTCGCGGTTAAACATCCTGAAATGTTTAAAAGCGAAGCGGACGTATTTAGAGTAATCAAGCAGATCAAAGATAATCCGACACATTTTTTAGAGAATACAAACGAAAATACAGCCCTAATAGCAAAAAGATTAGGTGAAAATAAGGCAGGAAATATTGGCATAGATAAAAGTAGCGGTAAAATTATACACGCAAATAAAACCGATGAGCATGATTTAGATAGGTTAATAAGACGAGCGAGAGGATTAGAACAAGACAGAGGAAAGGGCGTCCCGACGCCCGCTGGGACGACCGCTCCGCAAACGCGGGCGGATGGCGAATTATTAAGCCCCTCCTCCGATAACACTATTATACCACAAAATTCTATCGCAGAGGGAATTTTAAATAATCCTAATCTTTTCGGACTTGACGAAAACGTGATAAAGGCCATTCGCTCAGAGCTTGAGGAAGCAGCCGGGATTGCTCCAAAAAAGATGAGCGAAGCGGTAAAAGGGGCAGATAAGGCAGAGACCGCAGCAGCACAAGCACCTAATCCGTTTTTAGATGAGATTTTAAGAGCTACGAATCCCGCTAATAATAACGCATATTTGGATCAGATCTTAGCAATTACCAATCCTAAAGCCGTCATCGCTGCCAAAAAAGGAAGTCCGACAACCCAGACTATTACCTCAACCTTAAATGGAAGCGATGAAGCCGCCAAAAAGGGATTAAACCCAAATAGCAGCCTTTACAGCAAGGATAAATATATCAAAGGAAGCGGGACAAACTCCGCAATTACTTCAACCTCTGATATATTTGACGGAGGGGTGGGGTCCACAACCCACATTACTACAACCCCCGCCAATGATGAAATTATATCTCTTTCCTCTGATAAAAACCTTAATGCCCCCGCGGAGTTTAAGAATTCCGCAGGAGGAGGCATAGACCCCGCTGCAGTAGTCCGTAATATAGCGGAGCGCGGAGATTTGGCGCTAAGACTAGAGCCTAAAGCCGATGTGCTTTCGCTCGTCCGCGACTTTCAGGCTCCTATTAAAACTCCGATATTTGAGGCAAAAATTGCGATTGATAAGATGTTAAATCATTTGGCGGATAAAGCAGGCAGCGAGCGTAGGCTCGAATATGTAAATTTAATCAAACCTACATTAGAAAATCCATTATTCATCGCAAAAGATGGCGAACGATATAGATTTTTTAAAACTTTTATCGACGATCGCGATAAAACTTTAAAATTCTTAAGCGTGATAGAAAACGACAGAGGAGAATTTTTAGGCGTAACCGCGACGCCGCTAAAAAACACCGATTTAAAAAATCTAATAAGAAAAGGCAATATAGTTTGGGGTGGGGACACACTCTCTAGCCTAAGCACCCCACAAGCGATGAGAAATCAAGGGCTAGACACCGCTACAGATATTATACCACAAAACGGCGAGAATATGATTAAAGGTTTTAGCTCTAGCGCAATCCCTGCTAATATCGCAAGCGCTGGAGCTGGAGCAGCCACAGGTGCAGCGCTAGATGATAAAAATAGAGCAAGAGGCGCTTTTATCGGAGCGTTGGGCGGGCTTGGGCTAGTAAATGCACCAGCTCTTGTTTCAAAGCTAAAAGGAGGCGCTAAGGTAGGCGAGATAGCGCAGGATATAGAAGCTGCAGCAAAAGATAAGCCTAGCATCTTAAGCAATATGCGCTCCTATCTTAAAGCCGTAGGCGCAAACTCCGCTTCAGAGCTAAAGGATTTAAGCGGCAAGGATATAGGGCTAAGCTACGCAAGGCAAATGGCAAGCGAGCATATCAATAAAGAGTTTAAAAATATCGCTTATGAAATTTTATCCGGCTCTCAAAGCTTAGCGCAGAATTTAAAAAATGGCGCTATTAATGCAGCTCGCTTTGTAAGGCGCGCATTAAGCGAAACCAAAGGCGCGGATTATCTTTTGCGAAACGATGAGCTATTTAGCGCCAAAAGCGCATATAGCGCTAAAATGGAAAATCTACAATCCGCGCTTAGTGGATTAGACGATGCTGATCGCGTAGCTATGCATGAATATATGGTGGGTGAAGCAAATGCCATTAAGCCTGAGCTAAAGCCACTAGCAGACGCGCTAAGACGTCAGATTGACGATATGAGTGCTAAGCTCGTGGATCTAGGCGTTTTAGATAAGGCTAGCAGAGACGCGCTAGCGGGGCAATATCTTGCTCGCTCTTATGAAAAGCATCTAAAAGATCGCATCAACTCAGTGTTTTCAAGCGGTAAAAAGGTAGATGAAATTCACAGCAGAGGCTTTGCGTTTAAAGAGTTTAAAAATAGGGAAGCGATGGATAAGTTTCTATCTAAAAACCCGCAGATCGCAAAGTCTATGGATCAGGCTTACAATAAAGGCGGCGTGCGCGTAGTAGAAAAGCCTAATGGTAAAATTGAGCTTTGGAGGGATTATACCAAAGATGAGCGTTCGGCTATGGGGGAGATAAAAAGATTAGCTTTTTATCTCATTTACCTCACATAG
- the csm3 gene encoding type III-A CRISPR-associated RAMP protein Csm3, with amino-acid sequence MKIYSLKGDIRLLSGLHIGGGDDVMKIGGIDNQVIKDANSGRPYIPASSLKGKIRSLLEWDLGLVGLDQDKKGAPFSYKNIERAKDRKSAEILLKLFGDSDVKENKFGITRISFSDCRISPESEDKILSEAKYENIIDRQKGTAKHPRQSERVPEGIKFCYDFKIKVLEGDDIDDFKKLIKRGLNLLENDYLGGSGSRGYGRVEFSNKDEWVEK; translated from the coding sequence ATGAAAATTTACTCTTTAAAAGGCGATATTAGGCTTTTAAGTGGACTTCACATAGGCGGTGGCGATGACGTTATGAAAATCGGCGGCATAGATAATCAAGTTATAAAAGACGCCAATTCTGGCAGGCCTTATATACCAGCTAGCTCGCTCAAAGGCAAAATTAGAAGCTTGCTCGAATGGGACTTAGGATTGGTAGGACTAGATCAAGATAAAAAAGGTGCACCATTTTCTTATAAAAATATAGAAAGAGCCAAAGATAGAAAATCTGCAGAAATTCTATTAAAGCTATTTGGGGACAGCGATGTCAAAGAAAATAAATTTGGCATCACTAGAATTAGTTTTAGCGACTGCCGAATAAGCCCCGAGAGTGAAGATAAAATTTTAAGCGAAGCAAAATATGAAAACATAATCGACCGACAAAAAGGTACCGCCAAACATCCGCGTCAAAGCGAGCGAGTACCTGAAGGAATTAAATTTTGCTACGATTTTAAAATCAAAGTATTAGAAGGCGATGATATCGATGATTTTAAAAAGCTTATCAAGCGCGGTTTAAATTTATTGGAAAATGATTATTTGGGTGGTAGCGGTTCTCGCGGATACGGAAGAGTGGAATTTAGCAACAAAGACGAATGGGTCGAAAAATGA
- a CDS encoding DUF4878 domain-containing protein translates to MKKFLLALIAIFVLAGCGSDPKGVAEDFVRALYEGDSKTLVNIIDIPDKDRSDDGAMQMINGKLMQMAGAGKEEASKRGRLKSISGELQNSDEKSVLVKVAVSFKNGTNRTEGVKLVKKDGKWKVSL, encoded by the coding sequence ATGAAAAAATTCCTACTCGCGCTCATTGCGATATTCGTTTTAGCGGGTTGCGGCAGCGATCCAAAAGGCGTCGCCGAAGACTTCGTAAGAGCCCTATATGAGGGAGATTCCAAGACTTTGGTAAATATCATCGATATACCCGATAAGGACAGATCGGACGACGGCGCGATGCAGATGATAAACGGCAAATTGATGCAAATGGCAGGTGCTGGCAAGGAGGAGGCCTCTAAGCGCGGCAGGCTAAAGAGCATCTCGGGCGAGCTGCAAAATAGCGACGAGAAATCGGTGCTCGTGAAAGTCGCCGTGTCTTTTAAAAACGGCACGAACCGCACCGAGGGCGTTAAGCTCGTCAAAAAAGACGGCAAGTGGAAAGTCTCGCTTTAG
- the csm2 gene encoding type III-A CRISPR-associated protein Csm2, whose product MNYAHNGQQRKSYDNSKADKSGILYEKITLDYIKDGELFNETAKKTANSIRTSQSQIRRFYDYVLDLCEKAKTKNSSEILPFVKMLNSKVAYASSRKNVSKNFVEFIKDCVSQVDSVEKLEVFKLFFEAVLGFSKDKEER is encoded by the coding sequence ATGAACTACGCCCATAACGGCCAACAACGCAAAAGCTACGACAATTCCAAAGCCGATAAGTCTGGAATTTTATATGAAAAGATCACGCTAGATTATATCAAAGACGGCGAACTTTTTAATGAAACCGCGAAGAAAACGGCGAATAGTATTAGAACTAGTCAATCGCAAATCAGAAGATTTTACGACTACGTGCTGGATCTATGCGAAAAAGCAAAAACTAAAAATTCCTCTGAAATTTTACCATTTGTGAAAATGCTAAATTCTAAAGTGGCCTATGCTTCAAGCAGAAAGAATGTAAGTAAAAACTTTGTAGAATTTATAAAAGACTGTGTTTCGCAGGTAGATAGCGTAGAAAAGCTCGAGGTGTTTAAACTGTTTTTTGAAGCGGTTTTAGGATTTAGTAAAGATAAGGAAGAAAGATGA
- a CDS encoding YiiX/YebB-like N1pC/P60 family cysteine hydrolase produces MESLALAKKFLICLIFAAGGLGELWMLTRASAAKEPLRVPDEILSNLRTGDLVFRMGDVTDSRIIATATDFKYSHVGMIVRERPLLVVHAVTGEGEQDGVATVSMREFLEHVRDFGAVRMKFLSEEQKARLADSLLRRVGEDFTLRPRGEANLYCTTLLEQEISKITEFSPQYFKLSLAVLGGEYLAPKAFWHYGGVEILYER; encoded by the coding sequence GTGGAAAGTCTCGCTTTAGCGAAAAAGTTTCTCATCTGCCTGATCTTTGCCGCAGGCGGGCTCGGCGAGCTCTGGATGCTCACGCGCGCATCTGCCGCAAAAGAGCCGCTGCGGGTGCCGGATGAAATTTTATCAAATCTACGCACGGGCGATCTCGTCTTTCGCATGGGCGACGTCACCGACAGCCGCATAATCGCGACTGCGACGGATTTTAAATACTCGCACGTAGGCATGATCGTGCGCGAGCGCCCGCTTTTGGTGGTGCACGCGGTAACGGGCGAAGGCGAGCAAGACGGCGTCGCGACCGTTTCGATGCGGGAGTTCTTGGAGCATGTGCGAGACTTTGGCGCGGTGCGGATGAAATTTTTAAGCGAGGAGCAAAAGGCGCGCCTCGCTGACTCTCTGCTTAGGCGCGTCGGCGAAGATTTTACGCTAAGACCTCGCGGCGAAGCGAACCTCTACTGCACGACGCTACTCGAGCAGGAAATTTCAAAAATCACGGAATTTTCTCCGCAATATTTTAAGCTAAGCTTAGCCGTCCTGGGCGGCGAATACCTCGCGCCGAAGGCATTTTGGCACTACGGCGGCGTCGAAATTTTATATGAGCGGTAG
- a CDS encoding putative barnase/colicin E5 family endoribonuclease: protein MTSEVKTANNKEATPLLDQKLIERANENSQFNRGNIIESNLRKTLNSIDDLEISEAKKEMAKKKIIVETQRELKAAADFIPANVLGAAGFNVKKAGKQLDRITKAQEKKAEIIERAGEKNSRFNSFNADIADSEFIKIGNYVTLSGKPKIAVSFRTIPDGSVRLALKKKGFFYDNGISAWSIEPEKFDKSWISGRLSQLFNKDESTLNLKAMTKNDDPFALLPNATATRLRKMRRDASEKDIPDHLINDKSWYDKYVVKYNKDRKTLEKALNIAPIEKFGINYAEFYHDGSGAVKKLLAERQGQVAGAFYRKDLGDVDIIWGEAKQNAKGGWDGYGLAKIEKKHPEISAQILEIR, encoded by the coding sequence ATGACAAGCGAGGTCAAAACTGCGAATAACAAAGAAGCAACACCGCTTTTGGATCAAAAACTAATTGAAAGAGCAAACGAAAATTCACAATTTAATAGAGGGAACATTATAGAGAGCAATTTAAGAAAAACTCTAAATTCGATCGATGATCTTGAAATTTCGGAAGCCAAAAAAGAGATGGCTAAGAAAAAGATAATCGTCGAAACACAAAGGGAACTTAAGGCGGCAGCAGATTTTATTCCCGCAAATGTTTTGGGCGCGGCGGGATTTAATGTCAAAAAGGCGGGAAAGCAGTTGGATAGAATAACAAAAGCCCAAGAAAAAAAGGCGGAAATTATAGAGCGCGCCGGAGAAAAGAATAGTCGTTTCAACTCATTTAATGCCGATATAGCTGATAGTGAATTTATTAAAATTGGGAATTACGTTACGCTTAGCGGTAAGCCAAAAATAGCCGTATCTTTTAGAACGATACCCGACGGGAGCGTAAGGCTAGCTCTCAAGAAAAAAGGATTTTTTTATGATAACGGCATAAGCGCGTGGAGTATCGAGCCTGAGAAATTTGATAAGAGTTGGATAAGCGGGAGATTATCACAACTTTTTAACAAAGATGAAAGCACTCTTAATTTAAAGGCGATGACAAAAAACGATGACCCTTTTGCGCTCTTACCTAACGCAACTGCAACTCGTTTAAGGAAAATGAGACGAGATGCGAGCGAAAAAGATATACCCGATCATCTAATAAACGATAAGAGCTGGTATGATAAATACGTAGTAAAATATAATAAAGACAGAAAAACGCTAGAGAAGGCGCTAAATATAGCTCCTATTGAGAAATTTGGCATTAATTATGCCGAGTTTTACCACGACGGAAGCGGTGCGGTAAAGAAACTACTAGCCGAAAGGCAAGGACAGGTAGCGGGCGCATTTTATCGCAAGGATTTGGGCGACGTAGATATAATATGGGGTGAGGCAAAACAAAACGCAAAAGGGGGATGGGACGGCTATGGCTTAGCCAAAATAGAAAAAAAGCACCCTGAAATTTCAGCCCAAATTTTAGAGATACGATAA
- a CDS encoding EamA family transporter → METWAAWALASALFAALTAIFAKIGLEGINSHFATFIRTIIIALCLAIFLRYAKAWQPLSSLTPRNWVFLILSGLATGASWLAYFKALQIGKAYQVAPIDKLSVVLVVIIAVIFLGERPSLREWLALALIGAGVIMLAFK, encoded by the coding sequence ATGGAAACTTGGGCGGCTTGGGCGCTTGCATCAGCACTCTTTGCGGCGCTGACCGCGATATTTGCAAAAATCGGGCTTGAAGGCATCAACTCCCACTTTGCGACTTTTATTCGCACGATCATCATCGCCCTGTGTCTCGCCATATTCTTGCGCTACGCTAAAGCCTGGCAGCCGTTATCGAGCCTAACCCCTCGCAACTGGGTATTTTTGATACTAAGTGGGCTGGCGACGGGTGCATCGTGGCTAGCATATTTCAAAGCCCTACAAATCGGCAAAGCCTATCAAGTAGCACCGATCGATAAACTAAGCGTAGTGCTCGTTGTAATCATCGCCGTGATCTTTTTAGGCGAGCGCCCGAGTCTGCGTGAATGGCTTGCGCTAGCACTAATCGGCGCAGGCGTAATAATGCTAGCATTTAAATAA